From the Clostridiales bacterium FE2011 genome, one window contains:
- a CDS encoding prolipoprotein diacylglyceryl transferase gives MDINLTGYLLMMAGGALLCVLWFFAAFRRQAGTRKAAALSGLILLLGIVLGVICARLSWILMRFNAFQARDLFSLRYDELSYFGGVAGVILAVWLSAKITGQSGRTVLNAFAPMGALMAAVARFAEVFLGEYGVGYVEEWFEKGLFFPVTIGIAWDEYESEYYLAVFMLSGIFCLIAMIVSLFRSKEHNRLTRTLFYICLPQILLESLRMMSINWLFVRVEMLLCFLFCEAVLVFYAIKANPKKLRSWVPAIVGLLVCGIVIVGEFTLDGKITLGGQYISKWIVYGVEIAGLAAIAFMENKGYRLMNTED, from the coding sequence ATGGACATTAATCTGACAGGCTATCTGCTTATGATGGCGGGAGGCGCGCTGCTGTGCGTCCTCTGGTTCTTCGCCGCGTTCCGCCGGCAGGCCGGAACCCGGAAAGCCGCCGCCCTCAGCGGACTGATCCTGCTGCTGGGCATCGTGCTCGGCGTCATCTGTGCCCGGCTTTCCTGGATCCTGATGCGTTTCAACGCCTTCCAGGCGAGGGACCTGTTCTCCCTGCGGTATGATGAGCTTTCCTACTTCGGCGGCGTTGCCGGCGTCATCCTTGCAGTCTGGCTTTCCGCGAAGATCACCGGACAGTCCGGCCGCACCGTGCTGAACGCCTTTGCCCCCATGGGTGCCCTGATGGCTGCCGTTGCCCGGTTTGCTGAAGTCTTCCTGGGAGAATACGGCGTAGGCTATGTGGAGGAGTGGTTCGAAAAGGGACTGTTCTTCCCGGTCACCATCGGCATTGCCTGGGACGAATATGAATCCGAATATTATCTGGCGGTGTTCATGCTTTCCGGCATCTTCTGCCTGATTGCGATGATCGTTTCCCTGTTCCGTTCCAAAGAACACAACCGCCTGACCCGGACCCTGTTCTATATCTGCCTTCCCCAGATCCTGCTCGAAAGCCTGCGGATGATGTCCATCAACTGGCTGTTTGTCCGGGTGGAGATGCTGCTGTGCTTCCTGTTCTGTGAAGCCGTGCTGGTGTTCTACGCCATCAAGGCAAACCCGAAAAAGCTGCGTTCCTGGGTTCCCGCGATCGTCGGTCTCCTCGTCTGCGGCATCGTCATCGTCGGGGAATTCACCCTGGACGGAAAGATCACCCTTGGCGGACAGTATATTTCCAAGTGGATTGTGTACGGAGTGGAAATCGCCGGATTGGCGGCAATAGCCTTTATGGAGAATAAAGGCTATCGCCTAATGAATACTGAAGACTGA
- a CDS encoding phosphodiester glycosidase family protein: MMKFFRAMAVIVLACLLCTVSILPAFAETAQESPRLTPGPADYVITEESGGEFRPLPIDMTGGAPLGRVPYSADTNIFQDPTIRVERHRVTSSEWNCTYYYAFIEIKDPSQLRTAAGDDAFRTTTKKPVTLISKHKNAVLAINGDYFAAFSGNKANNYVLRQGTLCRDTIAPELDMLLIDEDGDFHVLTADTDLVAAEKETINGKKIINAFQFGPALVIDGEKVADDIILDRGHAPNYVEADRLAQRMCIAQIDKLHYMVLCCAHYGINLVDLRDLAMSLADCKVVYNLDGGASTQMVFLNQQVNNTTSSEGPRPVTDIIYFASAWFK; encoded by the coding sequence ATGATGAAGTTTTTCCGGGCCATGGCAGTGATTGTGCTTGCCTGCCTGCTCTGCACCGTTTCCATTCTCCCCGCGTTTGCTGAAACAGCCCAGGAGAGTCCCCGCCTGACGCCCGGTCCGGCTGACTATGTGATCACCGAAGAGAGCGGCGGTGAGTTCCGTCCCCTTCCTATTGATATGACCGGCGGTGCTCCCCTGGGTCGCGTCCCCTACTCCGCGGACACGAACATTTTCCAGGATCCCACCATCCGCGTGGAACGCCACCGGGTCACGAGTTCTGAATGGAACTGCACCTACTACTACGCCTTTATCGAGATCAAGGATCCTTCCCAGCTGCGTACCGCCGCCGGTGACGACGCCTTCCGCACCACCACCAAGAAGCCGGTAACCCTGATCTCCAAGCATAAGAACGCCGTGCTGGCCATCAACGGCGACTACTTCGCGGCCTTCTCCGGCAACAAAGCCAACAACTACGTCCTGCGCCAGGGAACCCTCTGCCGGGATACCATTGCCCCCGAGCTGGATATGCTCCTGATTGACGAGGACGGCGATTTCCACGTCCTGACCGCGGACACCGACCTGGTCGCCGCGGAAAAGGAAACGATCAACGGCAAAAAGATCATCAACGCCTTCCAGTTCGGACCGGCGCTGGTGATCGACGGTGAAAAGGTCGCCGACGATATCATCCTGGACCGGGGTCACGCTCCGAACTATGTGGAAGCTGACCGCCTGGCCCAGCGGATGTGCATCGCCCAGATCGACAAGCTGCACTACATGGTACTGTGCTGCGCCCACTACGGCATCAACCTGGTTGACCTCCGGGACCTGGCCATGTCCCTGGCGGACTGCAAGGTCGTCTACAACCTGGACGGCGGCGCCTCCACCCAGATGGTTTTCCTGAATCAGCAGGTCAACAACACCACCAGTTCCGAAGGTCCCCGTCCCGTGACGGATATCATCTATTTTGCAAGCGCCTGGTTTAAGTAA
- the rsmA gene encoding 16S rRNA (adenine(1518)-N(6)/adenine(1519)-N(6))-dimethyltransferase RsmA, producing MSKTKDRIRESNLRYKQSLGQNFLYDEALLEELTAAAGVTKEEDVLEIGPGCGSLTKHLCDAANSVLAVELDERLIPLLKAFLDEKKNLTVVQGDVMSLNLQEITAGLKKPFAVVANIPYYITTPLIKLLLTGGLQVSRLALMVQKEVADKILASPGEESWGPLSILCQFLCEPRLAVDVPAEMFTPPPKVDSAFVVLPLREEPAVEVKNRDMFFKVANAAFALRRKTMVNNLCASFRMNREEALRVVAEAGLDEKVRGEKLTLEEIARLADAIE from the coding sequence ATGAGCAAAACAAAGGACCGGATCCGGGAGAGCAATCTCCGGTACAAACAGTCCCTGGGACAGAATTTCCTTTATGATGAAGCCCTGCTGGAAGAATTGACAGCGGCGGCCGGAGTCACGAAAGAAGAGGACGTACTGGAGATCGGCCCGGGCTGCGGCAGCCTGACGAAGCATCTGTGCGACGCGGCGAACAGCGTGCTGGCCGTGGAACTGGATGAGCGGCTGATTCCGCTGCTGAAGGCCTTCCTGGATGAGAAAAAGAACCTGACTGTGGTGCAGGGCGACGTGATGTCCCTGAACCTGCAGGAGATTACAGCAGGGCTGAAGAAGCCCTTTGCCGTGGTGGCGAATATTCCGTATTACATTACCACCCCGCTGATTAAGCTGCTCCTGACCGGCGGCCTGCAGGTGAGCAGGCTGGCGCTGATGGTGCAGAAGGAAGTGGCGGATAAGATCCTGGCGTCTCCGGGGGAGGAGAGCTGGGGACCGCTGTCGATCCTGTGCCAGTTCCTGTGTGAGCCGCGGCTGGCGGTGGATGTGCCGGCTGAAATGTTTACGCCTCCGCCGAAGGTGGACAGCGCTTTTGTGGTGCTGCCCCTGAGGGAGGAGCCCGCGGTGGAAGTGAAGAACCGGGATATGTTCTTCAAGGTGGCGAACGCGGCGTTTGCGCTTCGCCGTAAGACCATGGTGAACAACCTGTGCGCCAGCTTCAGGATGAACCGGGAAGAGGCATTGCGGGTTGTGGCAGAAGCCGGTCTGGATGAAAAGGTTCGTGGAGAAAAACTGACTTTGGAAGAAATTGCGAGACTTGCTGACGCAATTGAGTAA
- a CDS encoding dUTP diphosphatase, whose amino-acid sequence MSIAKFTHVSEMQYAEAMHGQACLPLTEIPLPKRATTGSAGYDFVSPLEVTIPAGETALIPTGIRAEMEQGWVLMLFPRSSFGFKYSLRLANTVGVIDSDYAFAKNEGHIMVKLRNPLSEPVTIGRGERFCQGVFLPYGTAEEDEVTAGRVGGFGSTDR is encoded by the coding sequence ATGAGCATTGCAAAATTTACGCATGTGTCAGAGATGCAGTACGCAGAAGCCATGCATGGTCAGGCATGTCTGCCGTTGACTGAAATTCCGCTTCCAAAGCGGGCGACCACCGGCAGCGCCGGGTACGATTTTGTTTCACCGCTGGAGGTGACCATTCCGGCGGGGGAGACTGCCCTGATTCCCACGGGGATCCGGGCGGAGATGGAACAGGGCTGGGTGCTGATGCTGTTTCCCCGGAGTTCCTTCGGGTTCAAGTACAGCCTGCGGCTGGCCAACACGGTCGGGGTCATTGACAGCGACTACGCGTTCGCAAAGAACGAGGGACATATTATGGTCAAACTCCGCAATCCGCTCTCTGAGCCGGTGACCATCGGCAGGGGAGAGCGGTTCTGCCAGGGCGTATTCCTGCCCTACGGCACAGCGGAGGAAGACGAAGTCACCGCCGGACGGGTCGGCGGGTTTGGCTCAACAGATCGTTGA
- a CDS encoding GNAT family N-acetyltransferase, whose product MELIQATEQELDKLLAFYQHVAQNMEENGLRQWHWGVYPTEDMIREDVRKGEMYILPGNAGTIDAAVVVTAGQEPEYEALDWSCGIRPGMIHRLGVDPVLQGHGLAGLVLDDAQKLLRAAGCDCVRCDTAVDNRNAIRLYEKMGFRRCCKLDWPDTDCGFIAFDKPLKRETPLWPIRMRPSFRDGEETPWGGTRLHDLFGKETKDPHTGESLEVSCIPGLESSDPQGRKLPDLITEFGEKLVGGYAGRPFPLLLKLLEARERLSVQVHPDDAYAAARENGKFGKTEAWLVLDTPPDGGKLVYGLRPGTTLKELKEACESGEEMKKLLNRVKVFPGDVCYIPAGCVHAIGEGVLLYEVQQSSDITYRFYDWERQDEKGRKRKLHLDKALDVVKVKCSPSPMRVEKAFGIRRVLTEEYFSLDLIRTDSMVMLPPMEEFGMLTVTEGETELRFPGASMKLKAGETCLLPKQSPEMALVGCGAAALAMPVSAPLFTDEPILADESFGED is encoded by the coding sequence ATGGAACTGATTCAGGCAACAGAGCAGGAACTGGATAAACTGCTTGCCTTTTATCAGCATGTGGCGCAAAACATGGAGGAGAACGGCCTGCGCCAATGGCACTGGGGCGTGTATCCGACTGAGGATATGATCCGGGAGGACGTCCGCAAGGGCGAGATGTATATCCTTCCCGGCAACGCGGGTACGATTGACGCGGCGGTGGTGGTGACCGCCGGACAGGAACCGGAGTATGAAGCGCTGGACTGGTCCTGTGGCATCCGCCCCGGCATGATTCACCGGCTGGGCGTGGATCCTGTGCTGCAGGGTCATGGACTGGCAGGCCTGGTGCTGGACGACGCCCAGAAGCTGCTGCGCGCGGCGGGCTGCGACTGCGTCCGCTGTGATACGGCAGTGGACAACCGGAACGCGATCCGGCTGTATGAAAAGATGGGCTTCCGCCGCTGCTGCAAGCTGGACTGGCCGGATACCGACTGCGGATTTATTGCCTTTGACAAGCCCCTGAAGCGGGAAACCCCGCTGTGGCCGATCCGGATGAGGCCGTCTTTCCGGGACGGGGAAGAGACCCCCTGGGGCGGCACCCGGCTGCATGACCTGTTTGGAAAAGAAACGAAGGATCCGCATACCGGCGAAAGCCTGGAAGTCAGCTGCATTCCCGGCCTGGAGAGCTCGGATCCCCAGGGACGGAAGCTGCCGGACCTGATTACCGAGTTTGGTGAAAAGCTGGTGGGCGGATACGCGGGCAGGCCTTTCCCGCTGCTGCTGAAGCTGCTGGAAGCCCGGGAACGCCTGAGCGTGCAGGTGCACCCGGATGACGCGTACGCCGCGGCCCGGGAGAACGGAAAGTTCGGCAAGACCGAGGCCTGGCTGGTGCTGGATACGCCTCCGGATGGCGGAAAACTGGTTTACGGTCTCCGTCCGGGAACAACCCTGAAGGAACTGAAGGAAGCCTGCGAGTCAGGCGAAGAAATGAAAAAGCTGCTGAACCGGGTGAAAGTGTTTCCCGGGGACGTGTGCTATATTCCCGCCGGCTGCGTGCATGCCATCGGCGAAGGGGTGCTGCTGTATGAGGTGCAGCAGTCCTCGGATATCACCTACCGCTTCTATGACTGGGAACGGCAGGATGAGAAGGGAAGAAAACGGAAACTGCACCTGGACAAGGCGCTGGACGTGGTGAAGGTGAAATGCTCTCCGTCCCCGATGCGGGTGGAAAAAGCCTTCGGCATCCGCCGGGTGCTGACAGAGGAGTATTTCTCCCTGGACCTGATCCGGACGGACAGCATGGTGATGCTGCCCCCGATGGAAGAATTCGGTATGCTGACCGTGACCGAAGGGGAAACGGAGCTGCGCTTCCCCGGCGCGTCCATGAAGCTGAAGGCCGGCGAAACCTGCCTGCTGCCGAAGCAGTCTCCGGAGATGGCCCTGGTGGGATGCGGCGCCGCGGCGCTGGCCATGCCGGTGAGCGCGCCGTTGTTTACGGATGAACCCATACTGGCTGACGAATCATTTGGAGAAGACTGA